In the Topomyia yanbarensis strain Yona2022 chromosome 3, ASM3024719v1, whole genome shotgun sequence genome, one interval contains:
- the LOC131692638 gene encoding retinaldehyde-binding protein 1-like, which yields MENKNDVEEVCLYELPELKSHLAKIAKQELGESEFVRQQSLEQMRAWIVKNQRIKSCRTDDRFLLRFLRVKKFSVIRACEMLEKYLTMRQTYPKWCRNLDPLDKDLQEVLDYCALLPVGRDSEGRIVLIGIVRNFNAQKHNSDFMIRLNMLVTESLFDDEANQIAGFTHVFDNSDMSMAHVTCWTMENLTGYLRSVTNCVPARLKQNHFVNVPGFAAQISKYCLTFASEKLKSRIYCHRSVTELKKNIDVDLLPEEYGGKIPLTELNEHFKKYLLQKRDMLLALDEMEIQLGEQAEPTHGNVDMADSGVAGSFRKLQID from the exons ATGGAGAATAAAAACGACGTAGAAGAGGTGTGTTTATATGAATTACCCGAGTTAAAGAGCCATTTGGCAAAAATTGCAAAACAGGAACTCGGCGAGAGTGAATTTGTGCGCCAGCAGTCGCTGGAGCAGATGCGTGCTTGGATCGTCAAAAACCAACGAATCAAAAGTTGTAGGACAGACGATCGTTTCCTGTTACGGTTCTTACGCGTCAAAAAGTTCTCGGTGATAAGAGCTTGTGAGATGCTGGAGAAGTACCTGACAATGAGACAGACCTATCCGAAATGGTGCCGAAATTTGGATCCTCTCGATAAAGATCTGCAGGAGGTGTTGGACTACTGTGCCTTACTGCCGGTGGGTCGTGACAGCGAGGGTCGAATAGTGCTCATCGGAATCGTTCGGAACTTTAACGCCCAGAAGCATAATTCCGATTTCATGATCCGACTGAACATGCTCGTTACGGAATCTCTGTTTGACGACGAGGCCAATCAGATCGCTGGTTTCACGCACGTGTTCGATAATAGTGATATGAGCATGGCGCATGTAACCTGCTGGACGATGGAGAACTTGACCGGTTATCTGCGTAGTGTCACTAACTGCGTTCCGGCGCGTCTAAAACAGAACCATTTCGTCAACGTTCCCGGCTTTGCTGCCCAAATCAGCAAATACTGCCTAACGTTTGCCAGCGAAAAGCTCAAGTCACGAATTTAC TGTCATCGTAGCGTGACTGAATTGAAGAAGAATATTGACGTCGATTTGCTACCGGAAGAGTACGGTGGGAAAATCCCACTGACTGAGTTAAACGAGCATTTCAAAAAGTACCTGCTACAAAAACGCGACATGCTGCTCGCTCTCGATGAAATGGAAATTCAACTGGGTGAACAAGCGGAGCCCACCCATGGAAATGTGGATATGGCAGACAGCGGAGTTGCGGGAAGTTTTCGAAAGCTGCAAATTGACTGA